The genome window taaaaacactcacaaaatttgagtttgctattcacaagaagcattgtctgatgtgaaccatgcctcgaacaaaagatatctcagaagacctaagattaagaactGTTGACTTGCaaaaagctggaaagggttacaaaatgatctctaaaagccttgatgttcatcagtttacggtaagacaaattgtctataaatggagtaagttcagcactgtttctactctccctaggagtggctgcCTGTAAGAGCACcttgcagaatgctcaatgaggttaagaagaattctagagtgtcagctaaaaacttacagaaatctctggaacatgctaccatctctgttgacaagtctacaatacgtaaaacactaaacaagaatggtgttcatgggaggacaccacggaagaagccactgcggaccaaaaaaaacattgttgcACGTCTGAACTTTTCAAAAGTGTACCTGGATATtctacagcgctactggcaaaatattctgtggacagatgaaactacagttgagttgtttggaaggaacacacaacactatgtgttgaGAAGAAAaatgcacagcacaccaacatcagaacctcatcccaactgtaaagtatggtggagggagcatcatggttttggctgttttgctgcctcagggcctggacagcttgctatcatcaacaggaaaaatgaattcccaagtttatcaagacattttgcaggagaacgtTAGTCTCTGTCCACcagttgaagctcaacagaagttgggtgatgcaacaggacaacaacccaaaacgcagaagtaaatcaacaacagaagaaaatacacctactggagtggcccagtcagagtcctgacttcaacccgattgagatgctgtggcatgacctcaagagagcagttcacaccagacatcacaagaatattgctgaactgaaacagatttgtaaagaggaatggcccaaaattcctcctgatcgttgtgcaggtctgatccgcaacaccagaaaatgtttggttgaggttattgctgccaaaggagggtcaaccagttaaatccaagggttcacatactttttccaccttgcactgtgaatgtttacatggtgtgttcaataaagacgtGAAAAAgtattgtttgtgttattagtttaagcagactgtttgtctattgttgtgacctagatgaagatcaaattTCATGACCAATTAATGCAGAAATCCAGATATTCACATACTACTGCCACTGTACATGTCAGTAGTATAAACACCTGTACAGTTGATTACTGCTCTTTGGGTTGTTAATCAGATTCATCCCACCATTCTTGATTTTCCTTTTCCCCTTCTTACATTTTAATTGTCTAACATTTGTCTGCATTGTTAGGTGCTAGAAACATAAGTATTTTGCTGCACCCGCTAAACTGTGTATGCGACCAAAACTTTGATCACATACTGCAACACCTTTACTACACAGCTGAGCTGGACCTGAAGACTTGTGCTTTCATTTGACAGCAGTGCTTTACAAGGTATCACTGCCCCCCCACCCCAATGTTGTTTTGAAGCCTTTGGAGAGCTAACACTGGATTTCCACTTTGGTAAACCATAAAAAATACATAAGCATGGAATTTAATTCAGATAATTTGTCATCTTATAGATACTTACCCAACTCAAACAATAATCAACCAAACTATAGTATATTACATGTTAAATAACATAAGATGAAACAAATGAAAGTACTTTGAAATGACATAGTTACACTTAACATTGAAGTAAATAGGTGCTCCCTTGGTTAAAACAAATGCAAAGTAAACTGAGAATTTAGTTTTCAGGAACGTTAAAGATTTATCTCATGCTAAAAATATTGACACACTTTTTTAACGTAACATTGGGTAAAGTTTAAGACGAGAATATAATACAACTTACAATACATACATGTTAAAAATGGACCCTTATTCCCGCTGTGGCAAAATCTGGTTGGCTCAGCGCAAAGCTGTAGCAAAGCCACGCATGCTCTGTCAAACCTGTGCTCAATGTCATAAATCACAGTACACTTGTCTGTGTTATTGTGCCGTCTGCCTAGCAAAACCATTGATCCAGGGTTATGTGCTTCAGTTTAGATAAGTCCTGGTGTGTGTGCCTCTCACTGATGCTATTCCAACAACACAACTTACAGGTGTATCCCTCAGTAAGGTGTATCCCTCAGTAAGGTGTATCCCTCAGTAAGGTGTATCCCTCAGTAAGGTGTATCCCTCAGTAAGGTGTATCCCTCAGTAAGGTGTATCCCTCAGTAAGGTGTATCCCTCAGTAAGGTGTATCCCTCAGTAAGGTGTATCCCTCAGTAAGGTGTATCCCTCAGTAAGGTGTATCCCTCAGTAAGCGCTTGCGTAAAAAATTCTGATGACAAAGTGTTTGTGTAAGATATCTGCTCTCCACATTGTGCCTCCCTGCTCTCAACCCTACGGCTCCCCTATCCCTTTCACATTCCCTCACCCTTCCTTTCCCCTCTTTCTTCACCTCCCTCATACTTTCTGTCATCCACCCTACGAGAGTGGATGTTGGAAACATGCAGATCAGTCTAAGTAAGTTTAGGGCACCGTTCTGCATGgctccctacatagtgcaatatttttgaccagggcacacagggctctggtccaaagtagtgcactatatagtgaatagggtgccatttgggtcataACCTATGTATCTAGGCAACCCAATCCATTGAACCCAGCTGATCCTATTCAGTTTGCCTTGAGTGAAATGAAGAGGATTTAATCCAACATGGCATCCAGCTGGTCAGCGAGGTCACCAAACATGTTGCCGATGTCATCCAGAATATTCCCTGCTGCTTTCACTGTGCCACTGCCACtggaatagagagaggagagtgttaacacagtgagtgtgtgtgtgtatatgtgtctgccgcatgtgtgtgtgtcttacccgtCAGTGTAGTCCTGAGCCAGTTTCCTCTCTACATCTTTCAGCGCTTCCTCGAGTGATGTGCTGGTCTCATCCAGCCTCCTCTGAACCAGTACCTCCGAGCAGGCCTTACCAGTCTGGGCCTTTACTGCTCGCCCTACCTGGCCTGGAGGCCCTGAGGTGCGGTAGGATGAAACGGGGGCTGCCTGGGCTGGGGAAGTGAAAACCACACTCTGGACCACATTGAGAGTCACACCAGGGGAACGGGCTGTAGGGGCTGACGTTATGGATGTGCTGCGCTGGGGAAGTCTAGAGACAGTAGCAGGCATCTGGTGATTTACTGGCTTGGATGTTATTGTTTTCTGTGGACTGGCTGGTTTGGTTGATGTTACTAGTTTCTGTGGATTGATTGGTATAGAGTTGGTTGTGCGTGTATTTTGTGGGCTGGCTGGTATATGGATATTTGCCCGTGTCTGTTGACTGGCTGGTCTTGATGAAGTTGTGTGTATTTGTTGATTGGCTGGTATAGGAGTGGTTATATGGTTGTGTGTGCTGCCTAATTTGGACGTTGTTGCTGTCTTCTGTTGACTGCCTGGTTTAGATGTAGTTGTGTGTATCTGTTGACCAGCTGGTTTGAGGGGAGGGCTGGTTGGTTTGGAGGACAGAGGTGGTTTCTGGCCTTTCCCTGTCGATCCTACTCTCTGTAAACTGCGCTCTGACCTCACACCTGCTTCCTCCTCACTCTGTATGTctccgtttgtgtgtgtgtgggagccgTTGGACCGGCTGTGTGTGTgcggctgtgtgtgtgcgtcatcTTCGCTGGGGGTAAAGATctcatccagtgtgtgtgtgtcccggtcTTTGGGCTGACGCCGCCGTTTGACCGTGTCCGACTCTTTGAGGTTGAACTCTGGGACCTCCAGGGACTTTGGGGGCTGCATATTTGGGTCTTCTAGAGAAGCCTGGGGTTGGATTTCAGGCTCTGCCCGGCAACCTGCTCCCAACCTGGGCCGCTGTTTGATGGTGAGGTTGCCCTCCTCCGCGAAGGGGAGGTTCTCACTGGAGCTCCTCTGAAGCGATGTAGAGCTTTCCAATACTGAAccactcttcctccctctctccccctcctcttctgggattctctctatccctccatctctatccctccGCTCGCTCCCCATCCTCCTCAGGCCTTCCAGCCCCAGAGCGGGTACAGGTTTGTGGGAGGCGAGGGTGGGGGTGCGTGGGGAGGGTAACTCTACCCCCTTAGAGGGACTGCCCCTGGGCCCGGACCCCTGTAGCCTGGCTGCGATGCTCCTCACACTGCCTGCACTCTCAGTCTCCACCCCTGGCACCTCCACTGACACTACTGCTGCTCCTCCTGATTCATTGGCCTGGCTGCCACTCACCGAGCTCAACCTCTTAGGTGGCGGTGGGGGCGGGCCTTTGCGGCGAGAGCGCACAGCGAATGTGTGGCTCCGGCTGATGTGGCGTTGGACGGCGGAGGATTGGCTGCGGCCTGGTTTGCGTCCTAGTGTGGCGTACGCGGGCATGGTCACCGGGGGAACGGATTCCTGCGCCGATAACTCATCGTCTTCCGGTTCTCCATCTGACAGGGAATAGTGGGTCAGACTCTGGATGCGTTTCTTAGGGCCCTTAAGCGCCTCTGTGttgaggcctagtcctgggaggggGACAGCTCCAGCATGGGGCTTGGATAGACCACGCTGGCCCAGATCGGTACCTCCTCCCTGGGTGTGGAGGTAACTGAAGGtcctctgtgtgggggaggcctggggagagaaggaggggcgGTGGTGGTGGGTAGGGGACTGGCAGGGTTTGGGTTTACTGGGCACAGCTGGGTAGGCGAAGCGGGGCATCTTGCtgggggtgagaggaggggtgATAGGGGTGATGGGTAGTTTAGTGGGGGGCTGGCGCAGCTGGTCTGACCACAACTCTGTGGGtctctgcatgtctctctctggactccctcctcccccctgtctCGCCCATCTTCCTCCCACTCCCCCCAGGCTCTCGTCTGAGCGACTGTACGCTCCAGCCGATGCCAGAGTCTGTTGGTGAAGCTCTTGGGAATATCCTGAAAAATTCCCAGAATTCCCAGATCCGCGGGAGCGCGTTCCAATGCTCTCCTGGCTGAGCGACATCGGCGACACCACACCCCTCACCACACCTCTCACACCCATCCCAAACCCCCCTatccccacccctcctcctcctgccctgCCCATCATGGCGTTTTGTAGCTCTGTGCTCAGCTCGCTGTCCTGAAAGGAAAGGAGGGGTGACCTGGGAGTGTGGGGGGATGGGGGGCAGCAGTCGGCAGGGGGCTCGGGGGGCTCGATAGCCACCAGCTCCAGAGCCGCGAGGGGTTTACTACACCGTAGCGTGCCGGAGCCATTGGCATGGTGACGAGAACGATGCAGGTCGCATAAACGCTTCACGGCTAACATCAGCTTCTTCtgatgacctgagagagagacaaaataaaTTCAACACAAATTGTAGAAAAAGAACTATGAAAGATAATGATGATAAAAAGTGGTTAAAAGGGTTGATCATTGGTTGTCGACACCAAGGCTGTTATATTGGTGAGGGGGAATGTGTCCgagagctctcacacacacactgctgacagACAGATGACCTTGCTTTGTGTCAGTGCATCTGCAGTGTGTGTCCCCGTGCGTGTGAAAATCCCTTACCCAGTTTAGTGATTCCTATCTCCGATAACTCTTCCCATGTGATATCCTTGACGATGCTGATGGTGTCATAACCGTTCTCACACAGTCTTTTCTGGTACTGAGGGAGACCAATCGCACTCAACCACTCTGACAgctcagactgacagagagaatgagagagagatggagagggaaacaAAGAAACAGCATTTATTCAataagagtgagacagagagagacagagggacagagagacagagggacagagggtgtGCTTCTTGTCCAATGGTTGTACGACAAAACACAGTTACTGCTGATTGTAAAGCTGTACATGAAACACAAAGAACTAATTATTATTAATGAcatagagagagatgtggagtcTATCAAAGGCCTGTTGTTATCAGCCATAAGTGTGTACAGAGTGCAAAGGTCATGTGAAAGTCTCTTACAGGGATGTAGTCAGGTAGCCATTCTGGGATGTTTAGGTTGCCTATCTCCATGGAGATCTTCTTACGGTGGCCTGGCTTGGTCACACCGATAGCTGTCAGGTCCTGGAGAGACACACACCATGTTAGAAAGCCTCATGACTAGGCTGTCAATGATAAAATGACTACAGAACACATTCATCCATGCTCGTTAATTGTGTTGACCTAAAAAGAGGTAAATGTGTTATTAATCAATAAATGTGTGAATGGGGTAATACAATCCAGTGTCTGACCTCTGGGGTCATCCTACTGATAGTAGGCACATCGTATCCTGTTGTAAGGAAGTTAGCAGTGTAGCTCTCCAGCTGGAACTCACACAACCATTGGTAGATGGCCTCAGAGTCCTATAGACAGAGAACAGAAGGTTATCACACATGCACAACCAAACCAcatgaggttggtggcaccttaattggggaggacgggctcttcgtattggctggaacggaataaatggaatggtaattgcactcaaatcaaatcaaatggtttccatgtgtttgataccattccataccactcccctcagcagcctcctgtgacacacgcacacatggacgaacggaccccccccccccatatattCAACTCACCCTGCCCTCAAGGAGCTGATCTGGACGCATGAAGCCACCCTGCTCCCCCGACCGAGTACTACCGCTGACCTGATGACGCAGACCacctgggaaagagagagattcaAAAATCACCAAAATCAATGCACAGAGGCCACGATGGTAGAGCATGGCAACACctggatagtgggtttgatacgggaccacccatatgtaaaaaatgtatgcacgcattacTTTGtccctttggataaaagtgtctgctaaaatggcaTATACATtgagtacaccaaacattaggaacaccttcctaatattgagttacacccccttttgccatcagaacagcctcaagtcGTCtgaacacaatccatgtctcaattgtctcaaggcttaaaaatccttctttaaactgcctcctccctttcatctgcactgattgaagtggatttaacaagtgacatcaataagggatcatagctttcacctggtcagtctatgtcaaggaAAAAGCaggttttcttaattttttgtATACTCAGCGATGTATCACTAACAGCCTACTGTAACAGCAAGCTGAATGAAGGACTGAGGTAAAGCTGTATTATCTTGTAGATCTGTAGGGTCAGTCAGATTACTGCAGCTCACTGAAGAATGCATCTTCAccattcctctctgtctctccctctttcacctgGGGCAATGGTTTGATCCCAACCTCTCTCCTTCATTACAAACATGTCAGGGCCCCatcccccccttctccctccagaGGTGAAGAAAGCACCTGAGAGAGAGGTATTTGGCCCAGAGGGTATAGAGGCccatgtgtttgtgtctgtacGCACCTCATCAACCATCAACCCCTACATCCAAAACACACTCATGCTTCTACTCACAAGGCTGACAaaaacagagacatagagagagcgcaacagtgagagagcgagagagacagaaaaagctGGAAACAGGGAGAGCTAGAGTACAGGGCATACATTCAGCACACACAGCTTGTATGGACATATCAATGCCATAGGTATACACTGTATCTGGAAGCTAGGCCTAAGCTGAGTAGTGTAGCAGTGAAGTGGAACACAGCGATCACACAGAGTACAGTGAATCACACCTTTATCTGTTTATAAGAATGCTGCCTGAACAGCACACACCTGTCATGTTTCACATCTACTGGTTCTGAAAACAGAACATGACGCTTGAATGAAAGGAACTACAGTGCAGAACTGACTGAATAGGACATGGTCTGTGCCAGTCTTACACATAGACATGACCATACCCACACTAAAAATGTTGCTGTAAACTTACATCAATGTTACACAGTTATCTACTGGAATGATATTTTACAGTACTGTAAAGAGCAATGCATTATGGGGCTCTGGGGCTCAATGGCACAACAACACCGTATCCTAATTATCCAGCACTGTTTCACCACAAAAACCCGGAGTAAATACATATTCACCGCAGAACAGCAGAAAAAAAATGCTCAGGTGAAgaagtaaacaaacaaaacacactttGGTAAACAAAACTCTATGGGTCCATACTTAAGAACATTAGAAAAAAGGTTAAGATTAAACTTTTTCTCCGTTTAAAATGCGCATCTAACAATTCAAATCGTCGACGTAGTTGCACGTGATAAAACGCTACatagctgttcccattacataacctgTCACAGTTAGCATGATGCTAACCTGACCAGGTGGCAGTGATTATGTCCGGTAACAAATTCTGCATCAGCCAATTACAAATTTTGACGTAGACGGACACGACAGAAGACTTGTCAAATGGCACCGACACACACATTTCTACTGGACCAATAACTCACAGTGTAGCGAGTCTGGCGCATGATCTTTTTGCCGTAAGTTTGAATCCCCGGTGAGATATAGCTTTATCCTTTGAAATGTAGAATTACATTTATTTTCATAGTTTGTTGAAAAATGGAAGTGCAGCCAAAACCTTGTATATAATTATATTTAATGAGGAGCTTCTTGGAGTCCCTCTTGTAGACCGATACCTACAGAGGTGTAACGGTAGAACTGCCGGAGAGCACCAGAGCAATACTCTGTCACTTCTCAGAATGCTGGTCTTTATTAAAgtttagatcaaagctgaatacATGTCTCGCAATAACTTCATGATTAATTTGTATTCTACCAAGGCCGAACACACCGAATATAATAGCATAGTGTAACGTTATTGTTAGACTAAAAACACCACTTCATTTCTTATGTAGGCTACACTTACATGTAAAACGTTTTATATGCATTATTAAATTAATCCACTTCGTCACATATGCGTTATTTGAATCGAGCATCAAGGaccagcagtgaacagttttttcCTTAATAAACAAGCTGGACGCGAAGGGGCCTCGAACCCacgtctggtgtggatggacaaaatcaataTGCCTTCGATGGCGCGTTCCCGGTCTACTCAGCATGTTACTGTACCCCGAAGATACAGTCAATCACCTTAGCGGCATACGCCATCCAGTAGCGATGGTATTAGTGGTACATGGCAGATATTTGAGTAacttaaatgttgtgttgatctCCTTTATGTTTTTCCAGTAAAAGCACATGGATGTGTGTTATGCAAAAATGTGCGACTTTTGTCATATATGCGAGAACATGCCTTTCGAATTGTGTCTAATGCTAGTAGCCTAGTCAAGGATGCATCTTGCAATATTGGGACTAAACTTTATAGTAAACCTTGAATGTGGAGGTTTAAAATATCCCTCTGGTCCAAATATCCCTCTGGACCAAATTGACCTATTTTAAGAAATGCCATTGGTTGGTGGATATAAAGTCTAAGATCTTTGATCGGCTGATGAGGAATTTGTTACAGCATAGGGCTAAATGAGCCAGACAGCTAACATGTGGCGTTGTATCACGTGCATCTCAAACTTTGAATAATGTTCGCAAGTATGGACCTCATGTATTTAGCTACAATAATGAAGGTTAGCGGTTTTCGTCATTTAATAttttggaggcagctctgcagagttgtcacgagctggcacagccacaaaatcTAATTtgaaaactaaccctaaccacactgctaaccctaaccttaaattatgaCCAAAAAGcgatttttgttttcatacatttttacaatatagccaatttttacTTTAaaagctggcccatctagcggatatcgctcagttctgcctccaggacaagactcatcccaataaacgtcaacctgccaaAATAACCTTATCTTCTAACTTGCTACATTTAGACTGAAAATAGAGATGAAACCTTTTCACCCTGGCTCTCTGACAGACTACATTTGGGGTTGTTTTTTCCTGTTTCTCCAGGTTGTTTAGGTTAAACAACACACAATGGTAAATGTCTCCAGTAAAATTCTAATCACACTAAAATAAGAGTAATTAATAGCTGAAGAGATTGCAGATAATAACAAGGAATAGCCTGGAGAACTAAGTCTTACCCCTCTGGAACAAGGAAAGTGGTGGAGCTCCTGTCTTTTTGCACCTCATCTCTCTGCCTCTGTGAAACTGAGTCAcaaacatctctctctcatctggctTCTGTTATTCTCTTTCAACCCATCTCCAATGTCTCCCTCTACtctgactctctcgctctctctcacacacagactatgttttgttattctctctcactgtctttgtctgtctcctcccctttctctcttaaccactcactctctctgtcctgttgAAGTCTTTCtgttgtggtctctctccccatcccttcctcctcccttccaGGTCAGGAGCAGCTGATAGAGGTTTGTTCAGGCCTTACTCAGCAGAACACCGTAAGCTGACAGAATACCTGTATCTCTCTTTCCTCTTGTCCTATCCCGAACCCACAGATGAGACCAAAGACTCACTGTGTCTCTTTTTATTGCTTCTGTAGAGAGCTGAGCTTCTGTCCCTGTCCCAAAtggtaacctattccctatatagtgcactacttttgaccagagacctatgggcatgccatttgggactcaacctcTGTCTTTTATGTTTTGTAGTGAGGTGAGCTGGAGCTGAAATCTCCTCATGTATTTTATTGGTTTATAGTGAGGAGATCCGTTGTCTATATTGGTTTGTGGAGAGGTAAGTTTCTGTGTTTATCGGCTGTGTGGAAAGCTGGTTTATGAATTGTTGATGTAGAGGGGTAAGCACTGTATTTCTTTCTCATTTCCCCACTGCCCTGTGGCTGTagctagctactataggcctGGCCTGGGCTAGAAGGTGGATCGTCTGACCTCGTAGACTGAATACAGCTAGTTTGACAAAAAGGCATACAGAATATACTGCATCTACTGAAAATTACAGACAAAATGTCTGTGGGGTTGGCATGGGCAAATGCTGAGTAAAAATAGAGAAAGAGTTGAAGGGAAAgggaagagatgagaggagggtagAGCAGAAGGGTAAGTAGTGTAAAGTAGGGTtgtggtcaattccatttcaattcagaaagtaaatcaAATTCCAATTCTAATTCCAAATGTTGCTAATTGAAAAGTATTcaagagaattggaatttcagtgtacttccggaattgaaatggaattgaccctaaccctggtgCACAGTAGTGTAACTAACCTGTAGTTCCATCAGGTTGTTTGCTGTGGGCTGGTCCTACTGAGCGAAACTGCTGTTCTGAttcaccagcagagggagccagcTACACACAGAAAGAGGAAGATCTTGTTCAGCTATTTGTGGTCCATATATGACTGTTAATAAGGTGAATATACTTTCTAAACATTTTCCTGCAACCAAGTGTAACCTTTAGTTCAGCTAGTGATATCTATAACATTTCAAAAATAATTGCCAGCTCACTGTGCTCACCTTGGCCATGTAGGAACCCAATGTGGCTGTGGTTTGGCGAGTGTGTGACCCGTTCTGTCCAAAGCTGTTCTCGGAGCTCTGCCCACTGCCAGCACTACGACTGCTGCCCACACTACCTGCACTGCTGCCTGCACTGCCAACACTGTTCCTGTCTCCTGctagagggagaatgagagagcgagagagagagggagggagtataaCATTGTGGCAAAGTTTGCTTCTATGGGCACTGTCACCCCtcgtcagggagggagagaaaggaagacagaaagagaggatcAGTGGAGAAGTGTACAGTACAAGATTGGGTCAAGATCAGGGAATCAGCTGGGAATGGACACTTGGACTGGACACTTGGACAGGACACTTGGAGGGGAACAGGTCAGCAGCATGGGTCTTTAGGTGGGGATGGAGGCATTAATTTGGACTTTGAGGGGAAGAGGGTGGTACATCTAGCAGAGTGGGTAAACAGAGGGGCACGGGGTAGTCTGGGTAATTGGGTAGCTGGGTACACACACTCTTACCAGTGTGAGAGTTCCTGAGGACCCATATGTCCTCACTGGGGCTAGCTGGACTAGCTGGGGCTGAAAGGAGACTGCCAGGTGTACAGGTACCTAACAAAAACACATACTGTAAGCCAGGGCTGGTGGAGGTGTGCTGGGGAGTGGGGGCCATGGGGGAGAGCGAGGTCAGAGGACTCCAGGGTGACTCTCAGCGGGTATGGAGTAGGGGTGGGGGTATTGGGGGATTGTCAGGGCCCCAATGGAAACAATAGGCCACTTTGTTTCCACAGAATTGACTTAGTGGATGGAGAGAAGTAGTAGAGATCGAGAACATCTGTAAATAACTGTCACCTATTTTAGATTTAGTCTTTATGATTAAAATACCTTTTAGTCTTAGTCCCATTTCACCCTTCTTAGTTTTAGTTATCAGTCGACTAAAACTCTGGACAATTTTAGTCTAGTTTTAGTCAGTAATTTCTGTCCTATTTTAGGCATTGTAGATTTCACACAAACCTCTAACTTAACTTCCAACATGCACATAATAGCTTCCACTCCCTTAGTCACAGCCATTTTAGTAAATTCatggtcagtgatttattttctaTTAAATGATTAATATTTAGGTTACGTCTAACTTCCATCATGTGCTCATTCAGATAGCCTTATCCAACTAGGCCTACTATCCCCTTGTATACCTTAGCTGGCAACATTGATATTGTGGCAGATTGTAACCAATGCCAGCCATAATTAACCATATACTTTAAAGCCTTGGctacaggttaaacaatttacagCTCAGATTTTTTCCCCATCATAACTGTCATGGGGGTAAATAACATTGGTTTCCTTGAAAAGGGGATAATTTGATCTTTCAAGAAATGCCAGAAGTATTACTGTACTCCTAATATCCAACAAATAGCATTTGTTTTTCCCATAGGAAAAAAGCAACCGCAACTCGCATTTGTGGACGGCGAGAAACCGCATCTGAATGAATAACAGTGCCCGTAGGAAAGTAGAGCTTCTGAAGTGATCAAAGCAAAAATAGCCTACATGAAAGTAAGATAGAGAGTAAACATGATTGTTTCTAGTTGAGGTTAGTTACAAGTCAAGTGTCCTGGCTTTGCATCAGTTCAAAAGATTTAGGGTTGACTGAAGAGAACGCCTGGGAGCTGTGTGGGAGAGCCGTGCAGATCAGCTCAATCAAATCAGATGTCAATTCTGCCAATGAGAGGATTGCATTCAATGATTGGGTAAAACAGATGAAAAAGAGCTTCATGTCAAATTAAATGCCCATTAGTCTCACGTGTAATTATTGTCTCGTCACATTTTCGGTGACTTAAATGAAAAGTAATTTGTAATAGTTAGTGGTTTTTCCAGGGCATTTCTTCTCATAATCGTCATAGTTTTAGTCAGGAAATATTGGTAGTTga of Salmo salar chromosome ssa01, Ssal_v3.1, whole genome shotgun sequence contains these proteins:
- the LOC106612187 gene encoding caskin-2 isoform X1 — its product is MGKEQDFLVAVKSGDILLAHKLLAKVKYNKNKLLSSTKRLNINYQDSDGFSALHHAALTGTTELLSLLLEAQATVDIKDTNGMRPLHYAAWQGKADSVLLLLRAGASVNTPSQDGQIPLHLSAQYGHYQVSEMLLQHQSNPCLLNKANKTPLDLACEFGRLKVAQLLLSSNMVVALLEGEGLDGLDSASSNTPLHLAARNGHKDIIRLLLKAGIDINRATKAGTSLHEAALYGKTEVVHLLLDAGIDVNLCNTYNQTALDNVNQFTTSSASKDIKILLREALGSLQVRAVKDYWNLHDPTALNLRAGDLIMVLEQHMDGRWKGYIHDNQRGTDRIGYFPPSVVEVISRRAGGTLSRQVSLPSQRQQHFLSRAPPTSIGPTPQTDDSYTLYYDHAGTCTPGSLLSAPASPASPSEDIWVLRNSHTAGDRNSVGSAGSSAGSVGSSRSAGSGQSSENSFGQNGSHTRQTTATLGSYMAKLAPSAGESEQQFRSVGPAHSKQPDGTTGGLRHQVSGSTRSGEQGGFMRPDQLLEGRDSEAIYQWLCEFQLESYTANFLTTGYDVPTISRMTPEDLTAIGVTKPGHRKKISMEIGNLNIPEWLPDYIPSELSEWLSAIGLPQYQKRLCENGYDTISIVKDITWEELSEIGITKLGHQKKLMLAVKRLCDLHRSRHHANGSGTLRCSKPLAALELVAIEPPEPPADCCPPSPHTPRSPLLSFQDSELSTELQNAMMGRAGGGGVGIGGFGMGVRGVVRGVVSPMSLSQESIGTRSRGSGNSGNFSGYSQELHQQTLASAGAYSRSDESLGGVGGRWARQGGGGSPERDMQRPTELWSDQLRQPPTKLPITPITPPLTPSKMPRFAYPAVPSKPKPCQSPTHHHRPSFSPQASPTQRTFSYLHTQGGGTDLGQRGLSKPHAGAVPLPGLGLNTEALKGPKKRIQSLTHYSLSDGEPEDDELSAQESVPPVTMPAYATLGRKPGRSQSSAVQRHISRSHTFAVRSRRKGPPPPPPKRLSSVSGSQANESGGAAVVSVEVPGVETESAGSVRSIAARLQGSGPRGSPSKGVELPSPRTPTLASHKPVPALGLEGLRRMGSERRDRDGGIERIPEEEGERGRKSGSVLESSTSLQRSSSENLPFAEEGNLTIKQRPRLGAGCRAEPEIQPQASLEDPNMQPPKSLEVPEFNLKESDTVKRRRQPKDRDTHTLDEIFTPSEDDAHTQPHTHSRSNGSHTHTNGDIQSEEEAGVRSERSLQRVGSTGKGQKPPLSSKPTSPPLKPAGQQIHTTTSKPGSQQKTATTSKLGSTHNHITTPIPANQQIHTTSSRPASQQTRANIHIPASPQNTRTTNSIPINPQKLVTSTKPASPQKTITSKPVNHQMPATVSRLPQRSTSITSAPTARSPGVTLNVVQSVVFTSPAQAAPVSSYRTSGPPGQVGRAVKAQTGKACSEVLVQRRLDETSTSLEEALKDVERKLAQDYTDGGSGTVKAAGNILDDIGNMFGDLADQLDAMLD